A section of the Roseivirga sp. BDSF3-8 genome encodes:
- a CDS encoding phytoene/squalene synthase family protein codes for MDLYSLTTFKCSKLITEHYSTSFTLGIKTLHKKLHYPIFAIYGYVRYADEIVDTFYDHDQAGMLTRYREDTIRALKDRISTNPVLHCFQEVVHKYDIEFELIEAFLDSMEMDLHKTQYSNSQYEKYIYGSAEVVGLMCLRVFCEGDTELFERLKEPARKLGAAFQKVNFLRDVQSDFEERGRVYFPGVDFTQFSLEEKCRIEEDIQNDFNQAFEGILNLPKEARWGVYLAYNYYLNLFKKIKRCNASQILSERIRIPNQRKFALLVQTYFRHQFNFM; via the coding sequence ATGGATCTATACTCACTGACCACTTTCAAATGCAGTAAGCTCATCACTGAGCACTATAGTACATCGTTTACGCTTGGTATAAAGACACTGCATAAAAAACTACATTATCCCATTTTTGCTATCTACGGTTACGTGCGCTATGCTGATGAGATCGTAGATACTTTCTATGACCATGACCAGGCCGGCATGCTCACCCGCTACCGTGAAGATACCATTCGTGCATTAAAAGATCGAATCAGTACCAACCCGGTATTGCACTGTTTTCAGGAGGTAGTCCATAAGTACGATATTGAGTTCGAGCTCATAGAGGCATTTCTGGATAGTATGGAGATGGACCTTCACAAGACCCAGTACAGTAATAGCCAGTACGAGAAGTACATTTATGGGTCTGCAGAGGTAGTAGGACTCATGTGCTTACGCGTATTTTGTGAGGGAGACACGGAGCTGTTCGAAAGACTGAAAGAGCCCGCAAGAAAACTCGGTGCAGCCTTTCAGAAAGTAAACTTTCTCAGAGATGTCCAGTCTGATTTTGAAGAAAGAGGACGAGTATATTTTCCCGGGGTGGACTTTACTCAATTTTCCCTGGAAGAGAAATGTAGAATAGAAGAAGATATACAAAACGATTTTAACCAGGCTTTTGAGGGTATTCTTAATTTACCAAAAGAAGCCCGGTGGGGTGTGTACCTCGCGTATAATTACTATCTCAATCTCTTTAAAAAGATTAAACGCTGCAATGCCTCCCAAATCCTGAGCGAGCGTATCCGTATCCCAAACCAGCGTAAGTTTGCGCTACTCGTTCAGACCTATTTCCGTCACCAGTTCAACTTCATGTAA
- a CDS encoding phytoene desaturase family protein: MSKKHNLIVIGSGFAGLSAATSLAQLGFDVTLIEKHKVPGGRARKFSEAGFTFDMGPSWYWMPDVFEEYFGRFNKKPSYYYELIRLDPSYSVFFGHDEVMHVPADYAELLKMFEKYEKGSGQNLDRFLNQAAYKYEVGMNKLVKKPSRSLTEFASLRLLYDVLRMDVFKSFSSHARKFFSDSKLLQLVEFPVLFLGATPQNTPALYSLMNYADMKLGTWYPAGGMHKIVEGMVALAEEMGVKFKLGQEVKSFIFNENKITGVETDQETLSCDGVISGADYHHTETNLLPGSLRNYSDNYWQKRTMAPSSLIYYLGVNKRVKNLLHHNLFFDQDFGKHAREIYDQPQWPENPLFYVSAPGKTDPTVAPDGMENMFILIPVAPGLNDTPEIREKYYHMVMSRLEALTGERIKEYVVVKKTYAHRDFINDYHAFKGNAYGLANTLKQTAILKPSFKNKKVANLYYTGQLTVPGPGVPPSLISGQLVAGEVAKESRHW, encoded by the coding sequence ATGAGTAAAAAACATAATCTAATTGTTATTGGGTCAGGTTTCGCAGGCTTATCAGCCGCGACAAGCCTGGCCCAACTTGGTTTTGATGTAACCCTGATCGAAAAGCATAAGGTACCCGGTGGGCGCGCCCGAAAGTTTAGTGAGGCAGGGTTTACTTTTGATATGGGGCCCAGTTGGTATTGGATGCCCGACGTGTTCGAAGAATACTTCGGACGCTTCAATAAAAAACCCTCCTATTATTATGAACTCATAAGACTGGACCCTTCTTACTCAGTATTTTTCGGCCATGATGAAGTAATGCACGTGCCCGCCGATTATGCCGAACTTCTGAAGATGTTCGAGAAATACGAGAAAGGCAGTGGACAAAACCTTGACCGTTTTCTTAATCAGGCAGCATATAAATATGAGGTGGGCATGAATAAGCTTGTAAAAAAGCCCAGCCGCTCATTGACCGAATTTGCCAGTCTGAGACTGCTATACGACGTTCTGCGTATGGATGTCTTCAAATCCTTTAGCTCTCATGCACGGAAGTTTTTCTCAGACAGTAAATTATTGCAACTGGTAGAGTTTCCGGTACTGTTTTTAGGAGCTACCCCACAAAACACCCCTGCCCTCTATTCACTGATGAATTACGCAGATATGAAGCTGGGTACCTGGTACCCAGCCGGAGGGATGCATAAGATCGTAGAGGGGATGGTGGCCCTTGCTGAGGAAATGGGTGTAAAATTTAAGTTGGGGCAGGAGGTCAAGTCCTTTATTTTTAATGAAAATAAAATAACCGGTGTCGAGACCGATCAGGAGACCCTTTCGTGCGATGGCGTGATCAGCGGGGCTGATTATCATCACACTGAGACAAACCTGCTGCCCGGCTCCCTGCGAAACTATTCTGATAACTACTGGCAGAAGAGAACCATGGCGCCTTCATCTCTTATTTACTACCTGGGAGTGAATAAGCGCGTTAAAAACCTTCTGCATCATAACCTGTTTTTTGATCAGGACTTCGGTAAACATGCCAGGGAAATATACGATCAGCCCCAGTGGCCGGAAAACCCGCTCTTTTATGTAAGTGCACCGGGTAAGACCGATCCTACTGTGGCCCCCGATGGCATGGAAAATATGTTTATTTTAATACCCGTAGCACCTGGATTGAATGATACCCCTGAGATCAGGGAGAAATATTACCACATGGTGATGAGTCGCCTGGAAGCCCTGACCGGTGAACGGATCAAGGAATACGTAGTGGTAAAAAAGACCTATGCGCACAGAGATTTTATAAATGACTACCATGCCTTTAAGGGCAATGCTTATGGGTTGGCCAATACCCTTAAACAAACCGCGATACTAAAGCCTTCGTTTAAAAATAAGAAGGTGGCCAATCTATACTATACCGGACAGCTCACTGTACCTGGCCCTGGTGTGCCTCCCAGCCTTATATCCGGGCAGTTAGTTGCCGGTGAGGTTGCTAAGGAGAGCAGGCATTGGTAA
- a CDS encoding RNA polymerase sigma factor: MTALEFSYSINKMCRSLKPFALKLTKDMEEANDLLQETVLKAFTNRDKFTDGTNLKAWLYTIMKNTFITNYQRMVRRNTFIDTTDNLHYINSSNNTTDNLAYSSFALKDINDAIKSLDDAYRTPFMMHFRGFKYHEIADKLEIPIGTVKNRIHIARKELKGQLKNYSRR, encoded by the coding sequence ATGACAGCACTCGAATTCAGTTATTCAATCAACAAAATGTGTCGTTCTCTAAAGCCATTTGCCCTTAAACTTACTAAGGATATGGAAGAAGCTAACGACTTACTTCAGGAAACTGTTCTAAAAGCTTTTACTAATCGCGATAAGTTTACAGATGGTACTAACCTGAAGGCGTGGTTATACACTATCATGAAGAACACCTTCATTACCAATTATCAGAGAATGGTAAGAAGAAATACCTTCATTGATACTACGGATAATCTACACTACATTAACTCTTCTAATAATACTACGGATAATCTGGCCTACAGTAGTTTTGCTCTGAAGGATATTAATGATGCCATTAAAAGTCTGGATGATGCGTACCGTACGCCTTTCATGATGCACTTCCGTGGATTTAAGTATCATGAAATAGCTGACAAATTGGAAATACCTATTGGTACTGTTAAAAATAGAATTCATATTGCCCGTAAAGAGCTTAAAGGTCAGCTTAAGAATTATTCAAGGCGGTGA
- a CDS encoding MerR family transcriptional regulator: protein MSTYSIKDLEHLSGIKAHTLRIWEQRYNFLNPKRTDTNIRYYDDKDLKLILNVSLLKDYGFKISKIAKMDEEQMLVEVIKITEKNLKYPDQIHALTLSMIDLDEDRFEKIMSTNILHLGFESTMINIIYPFLSKIGVLWQTGAINPAQEHFISNLVRHKIIVAIDGQFVSSSKETSKYLFFLPEGELHELSLLFCYYLVKSRGYKGIYLGQTLPFEDLVSVYDIHKPEYIVSIFTSSPRQDEVQNYINKLSDSFSESQIILSGYQVAAGPVNLPDNCQSFSRIEEFISYISEIEQVLESDNERA, encoded by the coding sequence GTGAGTACATATTCTATAAAGGACTTAGAACACCTTAGCGGGATCAAAGCCCATACGCTAAGAATATGGGAGCAACGGTATAATTTCCTGAACCCCAAACGGACCGATACAAATATTCGCTACTATGATGATAAAGACCTCAAACTCATACTCAATGTTTCTCTGCTGAAAGATTATGGGTTTAAGATCAGCAAGATCGCCAAAATGGATGAGGAGCAGATGCTCGTCGAAGTTATCAAGATCACTGAAAAGAACCTCAAGTACCCTGATCAGATACACGCCCTTACACTTAGTATGATCGATCTTGATGAAGATCGATTCGAAAAGATCATGTCTACCAACATATTGCATCTTGGGTTTGAAAGTACCATGATCAATATAATCTACCCCTTCCTTTCCAAGATCGGGGTACTCTGGCAAACCGGCGCTATTAATCCGGCTCAGGAGCATTTCATAAGCAATCTGGTGCGACACAAGATTATTGTCGCTATCGATGGGCAGTTTGTTTCCTCATCCAAAGAAACCAGTAAGTATCTGTTTTTTCTTCCGGAAGGAGAACTGCACGAGCTTAGTCTTTTATTCTGTTATTACCTGGTTAAGAGCAGGGGTTACAAAGGTATATACCTCGGGCAGACACTTCCTTTCGAAGACCTGGTTTCAGTTTATGATATTCACAAGCCTGAATATATCGTCAGTATTTTTACCTCTTCTCCAAGGCAGGACGAGGTTCAAAATTATATAAACAAACTTTCAGATTCATTTTCCGAAAGCCAAATCATTCTCTCCGGATACCAGGTAGCAGCAGGCCCGGTAAACCTGCCTGATAATTGCCAATCCTTTTCCAGGATCGAAGAATTCATTAGTTATATCTCGGAGATTGAACAAGTTTTGGAGTCTGACAATGAGCGGGCTTAA
- a CDS encoding sterol desaturase family protein: MQLINGVGILLLSFIGMELFSWAFHKYVMHGLLWSIHKTHHVPGKGFFELNDLFSLLFGSIAVIMIVSGISELNAWFWIGSGITLYGIVYFVLHDMIIHRRVKTDVKPGGTYLRGIAKAHRDHHKSPEKNGAVSFGLLVVAKHYFGRRK, from the coding sequence ATGCAACTAATTAATGGTGTTGGTATTTTGCTGTTGAGCTTCATTGGTATGGAGCTGTTTAGTTGGGCATTTCATAAATACGTCATGCATGGTTTGCTTTGGAGTATCCACAAGACACACCATGTGCCTGGCAAAGGGTTCTTTGAGTTAAATGATTTGTTTTCCCTGCTATTTGGCTCCATTGCTGTAATAATGATCGTTTCAGGTATTAGCGAGCTCAACGCCTGGTTCTGGATAGGTTCAGGTATTACCCTGTATGGAATAGTGTATTTCGTCCTTCACGATATGATCATTCATAGAAGAGTAAAAACGGATGTAAAGCCTGGCGGTACCTACCTGCGTGGTATTGCTAAAGCACATAGAGATCATCATAAGTCGCCGGAAAAGAACGGAGCCGTATCATTCGGATTGCTCGTCGTGGCAAAGCATTATTTTGGCAGAAGGAAATAA
- a CDS encoding carotenoid biosynthesis protein has product MAAYYSENKTVSTRGGTDKKLFMGAVALLVAMHLAGLIGYMHEDLRGLFLLLTPFNLLCMTGILLFFQQEKNRQFGLFVISAFVIGFSAEAVGVNTGILFGDYQYGATLGPGIKGVPIVIGFNWVVLTCVSGVLCQSLPVPSTVKALFASALLVLLDVFIEPVAVFFDFWAWKGGVIPWGNYAGWFAVGFVILLIFYKLKFNKQNPVAFPVFVIQLLFFLSLFIYVSIV; this is encoded by the coding sequence ATGGCTGCATATTATTCTGAAAATAAGACTGTTTCAACCCGGGGAGGCACAGATAAAAAGCTCTTTATGGGGGCTGTTGCCTTGTTGGTTGCCATGCATCTTGCAGGCCTGATAGGATATATGCACGAAGACCTCAGAGGACTGTTTTTATTACTCACCCCATTCAACCTGCTGTGCATGACGGGTATTTTACTTTTTTTTCAGCAGGAAAAGAACAGGCAATTCGGCCTCTTCGTCATCTCAGCATTCGTTATTGGTTTTTCCGCGGAAGCTGTCGGTGTAAACACCGGTATACTGTTTGGTGACTATCAATATGGAGCCACCCTTGGGCCGGGCATTAAGGGTGTTCCCATAGTCATAGGGTTTAATTGGGTAGTACTTACCTGTGTCAGTGGGGTGCTGTGTCAGTCACTCCCCGTGCCCTCCACCGTAAAGGCACTTTTCGCTTCTGCACTTCTGGTACTGCTGGACGTTTTCATAGAACCCGTAGCGGTCTTTTTTGATTTTTGGGCCTGGAAGGGAGGCGTCATTCCATGGGGAAATTATGCAGGATGGTTTGCGGTAGGGTTTGTTATTTTGCTTATCTTCTACAAGCTAAAATTCAACAAACAAAACCCTGTGGCTTTTCCCGTGTTTGTAATACAGCTTTTATTCTTTCTGAGCCTCTTTATTTACGTGAGTATTGTTTAA
- a CDS encoding DUF4286 family protein encodes MQKSKELPSMVIYNVTVSVNHDIHDDWMSYMKDTHIPDVMNTGTFTGHRFLRLVKQEPDGSTYCIQYFTDSLSKLQQYMATHGPRLQKDVTDRYGEKAMAFRTILESVD; translated from the coding sequence TTGCAGAAAAGCAAAGAATTACCCTCTATGGTTATTTACAATGTGACGGTAAGTGTGAACCACGACATTCACGATGACTGGATGTCTTATATGAAGGACACCCACATTCCTGATGTGATGAACACAGGAACATTTACAGGCCACCGTTTTCTGCGCCTGGTAAAGCAAGAGCCTGACGGCTCTACTTACTGCATCCAATACTTTACGGACTCTCTAAGCAAACTGCAGCAATATATGGCGACACATGGGCCGCGGCTGCAAAAAGATGTGACAGATCGCTATGGAGAAAAAGCCATGGCGTTCCGCACTATTCTTGAGTCTGTGGATTAA
- a CDS encoding N-acetyltransferase family protein — protein sequence MKVTIRKGVQEDLPAVMGLIQELAVYEKAPDEVENTIEQMQIEGFGPQSVFEFLVAEKEGTIIGLALYFYSYSTWKGKCLYLEDLVVTESERGSGVGRRLFDAVAEVAKNENAGRMQWQVLDWNEPAIGFYKQLGAELDGEWINCKLRREQLQNYTPAPAKD from the coding sequence ATGAAAGTAACCATTAGAAAAGGCGTACAAGAGGATTTGCCTGCTGTAATGGGGCTTATTCAGGAGCTTGCTGTTTATGAGAAAGCTCCCGATGAGGTAGAAAACACTATTGAACAAATGCAGATCGAGGGCTTCGGCCCTCAGTCTGTTTTTGAATTTTTAGTGGCAGAGAAAGAAGGTACCATTATAGGCCTGGCATTGTATTTTTACAGTTACTCTACCTGGAAAGGCAAGTGCCTTTATCTGGAAGACCTGGTCGTAACCGAATCAGAAAGAGGTAGCGGAGTTGGCAGGCGGTTATTTGATGCAGTCGCAGAGGTAGCAAAAAATGAAAATGCAGGCCGCATGCAGTGGCAGGTTTTGGACTGGAACGAGCCAGCAATAGGCTTTTATAAACAACTAGGGGCCGAGTTGGATGGCGAGTGGATAAACTGCAAACTGCGGAGAGAGCAATTGCAGAACTATACACCCGCCCCGGCCAAAGATTAA
- a CDS encoding prolyl oligopeptidase family protein, producing MKKNRLLTYSLLAGLFGIYSCQSVTNETTETDISFEPIEVSYPETKKVEVTDEYFGTEVADPYRWLEDDRSAETEDWVKAQNEVTFNYLEQIPFREDIRQRLEKLWNYERYTTPSKVGDYYYFYKNDGLQQQSVLYRSTEVDGQGEKVLDPNNFSNEGTISLAGTTFSPDGEKMAFSVSVSGSDWREIYVMNMEDLTVMQDTVRYVKFSNIAWTNDGFYYSRYPKPSEEDRLKGRNEFHSVFFHKLGTPQSEDRLVFEDKEHPLRTTTAYVTDDERFLIVSSSEGTSGNNLRIKDLTKENAPWVQVVDDFENDHYVVGNNGDNLMLLTTREAPNKRLVNFTLDNPEEWKNLIPEQEKLLQSVNAIGDKLFAVFLEDAHSAVYQYDSEGNMEKQVELPGLGVVSGFGGDKEDTETFYTFSSFTVPFEIYRYDLGTGESSMLRKADLDFDADKFVTKQVFYTSKDGKKVPMFIVHKKGLQLDGTNPTWLYGYGGFDISVTPRYSTSTLVWLENGGVYAQANLRGGGEYGQEWHEGGMKLNKQNVFDDFISAAEYLVEENYTNKDKLAINGRSNGGLLIGATMTQRPDLFKVAFPAVGVLDMLRYHKFTIGWAWATEYGASDDSTQFANLFKYSPLHNLEEGVAYPATMITTADHDDRVVPAHSFKFAATLQEKHEGENPVLIRITTDAGHGAGTPTSKLIEEAADMLSFAWYNMEVAPSLNDNSENPETTE from the coding sequence ATGAAGAAAAACAGATTATTAACGTACAGTCTCCTTGCCGGCTTGTTTGGAATTTATTCCTGCCAGTCCGTTACAAACGAGACCACAGAGACTGATATATCATTTGAACCGATAGAGGTGTCATACCCCGAAACCAAAAAAGTAGAAGTAACCGATGAGTACTTCGGTACTGAGGTGGCAGACCCTTATCGCTGGCTTGAAGATGATCGTTCTGCCGAAACCGAAGACTGGGTAAAAGCTCAGAACGAGGTCACATTTAACTACCTTGAGCAAATTCCATTCCGGGAGGATATCCGTCAAAGACTCGAAAAATTATGGAACTATGAGCGCTATACCACTCCCAGTAAAGTAGGAGACTATTACTACTTCTACAAGAACGATGGCTTGCAGCAACAGAGCGTGCTTTATCGCTCCACAGAAGTCGACGGCCAGGGTGAAAAAGTGCTGGACCCGAATAACTTCTCTAACGAAGGCACTATTTCCCTGGCTGGTACAACCTTTTCTCCTGACGGGGAAAAAATGGCCTTTTCAGTATCTGTTAGCGGATCAGACTGGAGAGAGATCTATGTAATGAACATGGAAGACCTCACAGTAATGCAGGATACCGTCCGGTACGTCAAGTTTTCGAATATTGCCTGGACCAATGATGGATTTTACTATAGCCGCTACCCCAAACCAAGCGAGGAAGACCGCCTAAAGGGGCGTAATGAATTTCATAGTGTCTTCTTTCACAAGCTGGGTACTCCCCAGTCTGAAGACAGGCTGGTATTTGAGGACAAGGAGCACCCCCTCAGAACTACCACCGCTTACGTTACAGATGATGAGCGCTTCCTGATCGTATCGTCTTCGGAGGGCACCAGTGGTAATAACCTGCGCATTAAAGACCTTACTAAAGAAAATGCTCCCTGGGTACAGGTAGTGGATGATTTTGAAAATGATCACTACGTAGTAGGTAATAACGGAGACAACCTTATGCTCCTTACTACCAGAGAGGCCCCTAATAAACGTCTGGTAAATTTCACACTTGACAATCCTGAAGAGTGGAAAAACCTTATTCCAGAGCAGGAAAAATTACTGCAAAGCGTTAATGCCATAGGAGATAAGCTTTTTGCTGTTTTTCTGGAAGATGCCCATAGCGCCGTATATCAGTATGATAGTGAAGGTAATATGGAAAAGCAGGTGGAATTGCCTGGACTTGGTGTAGTATCAGGTTTCGGAGGAGATAAGGAAGACACCGAAACGTTCTATACCTTCTCTTCATTCACCGTTCCGTTTGAAATATACAGGTACGACCTGGGTACTGGTGAAAGCAGCATGCTACGCAAGGCAGACCTTGATTTCGATGCAGACAAATTCGTTACCAAGCAGGTATTTTATACCAGCAAGGATGGGAAGAAAGTCCCCATGTTCATTGTGCATAAGAAAGGGCTTCAACTGGATGGTACCAATCCCACCTGGCTATACGGATATGGTGGCTTCGATATCAGTGTAACCCCCAGATACAGCACCTCCACACTCGTGTGGCTGGAAAATGGTGGCGTATATGCCCAGGCCAACCTCCGCGGAGGAGGTGAATATGGTCAGGAGTGGCATGAAGGAGGCATGAAGCTCAACAAACAGAACGTATTTGATGACTTCATCTCCGCTGCAGAGTATCTGGTGGAGGAAAACTATACCAATAAAGATAAGCTCGCTATCAATGGCCGCAGTAATGGTGGTTTGCTTATCGGTGCTACAATGACGCAGCGTCCTGATCTTTTCAAAGTTGCATTCCCGGCCGTAGGCGTACTCGATATGCTTCGGTATCATAAGTTTACTATTGGGTGGGCTTGGGCCACAGAATACGGGGCCAGTGACGACAGCACCCAGTTTGCTAATCTTTTTAAATACTCACCCCTGCATAATCTTGAAGAAGGTGTGGCTTACCCTGCCACTATGATCACCACTGCCGATCATGATGACCGCGTGGTACCTGCACACTCATTTAAGTTTGCTGCTACACTGCAGGAAAAGCATGAGGGCGAAAACCCCGTACTTATCCGTATCACTACTGATGCAGGGCATGGGGCAGGTACGCCTACCAGCAAGCTAATAGAGGAGGCGGCTGATATGCTCTCATTTGCCTGGTACAATATGGAAGTTGCTCCTTCTTTGAATGATAATTCAGAAAACCCGGAGACCACAGAATGA
- the serS gene encoding serine--tRNA ligase — MLVVSNIRENKEKIIRGLEKKGVKNASDQIKKVLNADQNRRESQAKLDEVLAESNQYARSIGKLMKEGRKDEAEEAKKKSGELKKSSKELGESLSKWENELKELLYALPNTAHESVPDGNSEEDNEEIEREGDTNDMGDDALAHWDLIREYDIIDFDLGVKITGAGFPVYKGQGARLQRAMVNYFLDQATEAGYMEVQPPILVNKESGYGTGQLPDKDGQMYHMQDDDLYVIPTAEVPITNMFRDLLMDEKELPIKCVGYTPCFRREAGSWGAHVRGLNRLHQFDKVEVVQIRKPEESYQALEEMKDHVAKLLRNLGLPFRILRLCGGDLGFTSAITYDFEVYSRAQKRWLEVSSVSNFEDYQANRLMLRYKGESRKPVLLHTLNGSALALPRVLAALLENNQVEQGITIPEVLRPYCGFEKITK, encoded by the coding sequence ATGCTTGTAGTTTCCAATATCAGGGAAAATAAAGAGAAAATTATCCGAGGTCTGGAGAAAAAAGGTGTAAAAAATGCCTCTGACCAGATTAAAAAGGTACTTAATGCCGATCAGAATAGGCGCGAATCGCAGGCCAAACTGGATGAAGTATTGGCTGAATCTAACCAATATGCCCGTTCCATAGGCAAACTCATGAAGGAGGGTCGAAAGGATGAGGCAGAAGAAGCCAAGAAAAAGTCCGGAGAACTTAAAAAGTCAAGTAAAGAACTTGGCGAATCTCTGAGCAAATGGGAAAACGAGCTGAAGGAACTGCTTTATGCCCTGCCCAATACAGCACATGAAAGCGTACCAGACGGTAATTCCGAGGAGGATAATGAAGAAATAGAGCGCGAAGGCGATACAAATGATATGGGCGATGATGCCCTTGCACACTGGGACCTGATCAGAGAGTATGATATCATTGATTTTGATCTTGGTGTAAAAATCACCGGCGCTGGGTTTCCTGTATATAAAGGTCAAGGCGCCAGGCTGCAGCGGGCCATGGTTAACTATTTCCTCGACCAGGCCACGGAGGCAGGTTATATGGAGGTACAGCCCCCTATTCTCGTTAATAAAGAATCCGGATACGGCACGGGTCAGTTGCCTGATAAGGATGGCCAGATGTACCACATGCAGGACGACGACCTCTATGTTATCCCTACCGCCGAAGTCCCCATAACGAATATGTTCCGTGACCTCCTCATGGATGAAAAAGAACTTCCCATAAAGTGCGTGGGCTATACCCCATGCTTTAGACGGGAGGCAGGTAGCTGGGGTGCCCATGTACGGGGATTGAACAGACTCCATCAGTTTGACAAGGTCGAGGTCGTTCAGATAAGAAAGCCTGAAGAGAGCTACCAGGCCCTGGAGGAAATGAAAGATCATGTAGCGAAGCTTCTGCGCAACCTTGGGCTGCCCTTCCGGATATTACGTCTGTGTGGGGGCGATCTGGGCTTTACCTCTGCCATCACCTACGACTTTGAAGTATACAGCCGCGCACAGAAGCGGTGGCTCGAGGTCAGTTCAGTAAGTAATTTTGAAGACTACCAGGCTAACCGGCTTATGCTTAGGTATAAGGGAGAAAGCCGTAAACCTGTCTTGCTGCATACCCTAAATGGTAGTGCCCTGGCACTACCACGTGTGCTGGCCGCTCTTCTGGAAAATAACCAGGTAGAACAAGGCATCACAATACCCGAAGTACTGCGCCCATACTGCGGCTTCGAAAAGATTACCAAATAA